The genomic stretch tttcgtcaatgaaatagtctgctgggaggcaacaaaaatccatccactgtttcctcacaatcggattctccgggaaccgaaaaaaaactcacattccttactgttttttgttattacacaaaacgcacttcattttatctatctctatcaaactttatcaaacgaacttgttttaaatttaaataaaataactatcttttcactctgacaataacaacactccgttgaagtcaactggaaccagggttgccacatttaaatctgtgttttcccttgaaaaaatctgagcatctgtataagaaacaaacatatctgtaaaaaaaatctgtattgtttaaacataaaaaactttgtatttttcaagtttttatggtacacaaacaaaatttttagctaAGAAaggtgtgaggagttgaaaatatgttcaatttgcttagaatttaataaaataaaatttggaatgtttataaaaattaatgtcaatttcggaaaatctgtatatctgtacttttcgacgaaaatctatACACCTGTACATACAGATCCTGTACCGTTATTTcagccaaaaatctgtaaaatacagattaatctgtacatgtggcatccctgactggaacttgagcaaaaaggggctgccagaaaaatattttggtggatacataaaaaaaacgtgttgctgttttgactgaatttctctctgcgtcactctatctcagagatgccagatatacagacaaatctgtattatacagactttctgtgttgcgatacagacacgcataagcctacagattttatacagacatttagtataatacagatattacacagatatctgatattacacataatggttttaccagtatacacaaaaaaacgaacacaaaaaccaaaagtcactgtagccgttgctggaaaaagtgaactaggaactgaacactttgctgaacatattaatcttgcgtttttgagagtgaaatcatgacaacgggaatcgagtcaggctatcggggtttttaatcggccccgtgggcactaatctgcctgtttcgcccctagtaacaaacagctgattgtctcgatcgattgccatgcaggtgaaaagaccgtttgttctattcggagcaatatccaacgttgaagaattgcttaaaatgtcccaaaccatgaaggtactatttttataaccgcgagacttctgccatcatgtatcagtttagctacattacggCGAACGgcgatttttatcacgggaaagactcttacttctatgtgttacttagatttaaaagataaattagttatcgattaatcgaccaactatgatagactcgaaaaagaacaatcaaaacaagcaataaaacaaaacaatctgacaggtcgacaaataattaggtatcaatgtatcggtaactttttttcgcagcggtatacagacttatacagacatttttatggattatacagacttgccaaaaaacagtctggcatctctgctctatctattcactctgtgtagaactagtgtaggtttcgtataggatagaaacgtcaacataaatcattctacatcgtccgccaaagagtcaacacctaaaataaaaacctgaaagtgaaagtgaaagtgaaaattgttaaagtcaaaatatattttttttagtttacaatgaacccgcaagataaaatagcaacaacatcatcagctatcgaaaacccaatgagtcatatacccaagcatgatgttgctgtttttggtgtgtcttctgatttgaatgataataatttaccaaccgatctggatatcttgagatattatttttacttaagcgaacgtgcaaaaacagaacaaaaaaagttttcttataaacaattctctaatcacgtaacagataggttggttggaatttgggaaaaacttggtatggaaataatttcaaaaaaatatgttgctgttaaattgaatagattggttgacaaataccaagccgaaattaagaagacgaatagagaccttttagtgtttaccggtactctgaacgaaattttttatattggagcatgtaaatgcgatttgacggcagctcaatgtaactgcggtttggttccagaacgcctcaaagagtttatgcacgatcaacataaacagagaagactaacaattgatgcatttctgatggaaattgaagagcaagGGACATCGTCATCAATGCCAACAATGCCAACATACGAAGATTCTGATGATACAACATACGTAGACGTACCGATGACGGTTGATGAAGATGTTATGAATAGAAGCACAAGTTCACAATACACAGAAAGAtacgattgttttaactttgccttgatgtgtgacagatttggtgtgtctgatagagtagcgtcagcattggcaaccagtcttttcaaagattttgaaatgaaagatcagcatggcgaacctctcatcatggatgaatcgaaagttcgtagagaaagagagaaatgcagacgaatagtgctccgcaaaaggtttgatgattccagtttaatagcgttttcattcgacggcagaaaagatgatacttatacgagagaaaaaattgatggtaagtatcatactaggatggtaaaagaacctcaccttgttattttgagagaaccgaattcccgattgattggttacgcaagactggtagaggaaagtgctgaatacaaaacaacaaaattgaatgaatttttcaacgataaaaacatatctctggatgcattgattggcatatgcactgacggtgagccaactaacactggcacacacggtggaattatacgaagattcgaattgctgctaaaaagaccattgcattggtttgtttgccttctacacttcaacgaacttccgtttcgacatttgtttggggttttggataaatcatccaccactggaccaacatcaacaaccgggaaactaagcaagcaaattgaaaattctgaagctcttccggtaagtcattgctatcactcatttattataattttctaacattttgaatggtgaaatcataatcaatttatttaattattatatatttttaggtggtgagcaactttcagagaattgcgttggaaaatatgcctcctgttgcagaacagcacgaatattccaccgattcgcagtacgtatacgacatggcacatgcaatttctaatggcgtggtttctgtggatctggctaacataaaaccagggaaaattgtacattctcgctggctcaccaaggccgctagattattacgattatatgtgacaatgaaaaaaccacctaaaaatttaagaattctagttgaatttataattaaggtttatgtgccaatgtattttaat from Wyeomyia smithii strain HCP4-BCI-WySm-NY-G18 chromosome 3, ASM2978416v1, whole genome shotgun sequence encodes the following:
- the LOC129732160 gene encoding uncharacterized protein LOC129732160; this translates as MNPQDKIATTSSAIENPMSHIPKHDVAVFGVSSDLNDNNLPTDLDILRYYFYLSERAKTEQKKFSYKQFSNHVTDRLVGIWEKLGMEIISKKYVAVKLNRLVDKYQAEIKKTNRDLLVFTGTLNEIFYIGACKCDLTAAQCNCGLVPERLKEFMHDQHKQRRLTIDAFLMEIEEQGTSSSMPTMPTYEDSDDTTYVDVPMTVDEDVMNRSTSSQYTERYDCFNFALMCDRFGVSDRVASALATSLFKDFEMKDQHGEPLIMDESKVRREREKCRRIVLRKRFDDSSLIAFSFDGRKDDTYTREKIDGKYHTRMVKEPHLVILREPNSRLIGYARLVEESAEYKTTKLNEFFNDKNISLDALIGICTDGEPTNTGTHGGIIRRFELLLKRPLHWFVCLLHFNELPFRHLFGVLDKSSTTGPTSTTGKLSKQIENSEALPVVSNFQRIALENMPPVAEQHEYSTDSQYVYDMAHAISNGVVSVDLANIKPGKIVHSRWLTKAARLLRLYVTMKKPPKNLRILVEFIIKVYVPMYFNIKYYSSVVYGSVLFFKYITWAQFLEPNLRTVVNHVIKNNPYFAHSENILLSMLFDDRKEVRDSAIKKILRYRDNVEDPSELREYKKPDINFHCFDYTNMIDLTDKNNVFEPPFTRIIPYETLIAYLNEDDSPFTDPHIPLHIQGTEQHVQLLASVSKRVISENVEAVMEATLESRAKLPRKDFKQ